A genomic stretch from Oncorhynchus tshawytscha isolate Ot180627B linkage group LG07, Otsh_v2.0, whole genome shotgun sequence includes:
- the LOC112253802 gene encoding anosmin-1, whose translation MSLFKSRCVFASLCWWSILFLSVNAKTKREDETRSMNDVYRGRCASRCLSLHSTRIATLSKQSQVENNGSLGWCQNHRQCAKCLEPCKASWDLKSQCRELCERSIPKKHWECVTSCEFLRSVVAVKQGDCPAPEKASGFAAACVEGCEEDRECSAQKKCCSNGCGHTCQPPKNLNKGAPLKPRKELSFEELRSGQMEVSWSSRFNVSAEPVIYVVQRRWNYGIQPSEDAATQWEVVAQTTEEKARLADIRAGRWYQFRVAAVNVHGTRGFTTPSRHIHTKKDPSGPPAPSELRVSNVTFGPGGRAVSVRLRWSIPSDLDVPVHHYKVSWSWDTGSTGATAPPKTKRRKMVNGGQSYVELESLRAKRSYSVELQAVSYWGQTPLKSPKATLHFNTRHREEQRPGARPVPVSEGLIPDVLDVGTPFYQDGQLQVRVYWQRSTDPTVVRYRVQWVPEYCGHNQTKGVDNIITQEGFASLPGLLFSCKYRVNLQPLGTNGRAQAETTFFFTPSCASIRAKSPKHIACPGQEGTSPPKVLSKAENLTASFMAHKGNVTAVFTWEVSAPLPPRQLHGFQVTWAEVTSASRHNNLPNSLISQSQILPPERNVLVVSGLQLATLYSLEIQVIGAGGEGPATTKTFCTPDISPVLQHRPRLRNHHQHQPNIEALRDQLTRLHRTNLPDSGH comes from the exons ATGTCATTATTCAAAAGTCGATGTGTATTTGCCAGTCTTTGTTGGTGGAGTATCTTGTTCTTGAGTGTCAATGCGAAGACGAAGAGGGAAGACGAGACCCGGTCGATGAACGACGTCTACCGAGGGAGATGTGCGTCCAGGTGCCTCAGCTTGCACAGCACGCGCATAGCGACGCTCTCCAAACAATCTCAGGTGGAG AACAATGGATCCCTGGGCTGGTGTCAAAATCATAGACAGTGTGCCAAG TGCCTGGAACCCTGCAAGGCCTCCTGGGACCTGAAGAGCCAGTGTCGGGAGCTTTGTGAG CGCTCAATTCCCAAGAAGCACTGGGAGTGTGTAACGAGTTGTGAGTTCCTGCGCTCGGTGGTGGCAGTGAAGCAGGGCGACTGCCCTGCCCCTGAGAAGGCCAGCGGATTTGCGGCGGCGTGTGTGGAGGGATgcgaggaggacagagagtgctCTGCCCAGAAGAAGTGCTGTTCCAACGGCTGTGGGCACACCTGCCAACCTCCCAAGAACCTTAACAAAG GAGCCCCTCTGAAGCCCAGGAAGGAGCTGAGTTTTGAGGAGCTGAGGTCTGGCCAGATGGAGGTGAGCTGGTCCTCCCGATTCAACGTGTCGGCCGAGCCGGTCATCTACGTGGTCCAGAGGAGGTGGAACTACGGGATACAACCTAGTGAGGATGCTGCTACGCAGTGGGAGGTGGTAGCACAG accaCAGAGGAGAAAGCGCGGCTGGCTGACATCCGGGCAGGCCGGTGGTACCAGTTCAGAGTGGCAGCAGTGAATGTCCACGGGACCAGAGGGTTCACCACTCCCAGTCGCCACATCCACACCAAgaaag ACCCCTCCGGCCCCCCTGCCCCATCTGAGCTGAGGGTGTCCAACGTGACCTTTGGCCCTGGCGGGAGGGCGGTGTCGGTCCGGCTGCGCTGGTCCATCCCCTCAGACCTGGATGTCCCTGTACACCACTACAAGGTGTCCTGGAGCTGGGACACAGGCAGCACTGGGGCCACAGCACCACCTAAGACAAAGAGGAGGAAGATGGTCAATGGG ggGCAGAGCTATGTGGAGCTGGAGAGTCTGCGAGCTAAAAGGAGTTACAGTGTGGAGCTACAGGCCGTGTCCTACTGGGGACAGACCCCACTGAAGAGTCCCAAAGCCACCCTGCACTTCAACACACGACACA GGGAGGAGCAGAGGCCTGGCGCCCGCCCGGTCCCCGTCTCCGAGGGCCTTATCCCTGATGTGTTGGATGTGGGCACCCCCTTCTACCAGGATGGCCAGCTGCAGGTCCGGGTCTACTGGCAGAGGAGCACAG ATCCCACTGTAGTTCGTTATCGTGTCCAGTGGGTACCAGAGTACTGTGGACACAACCAGACCAAAGGAGTGGACAATATCATCACACAG GAGGGCTTTGCCAGCCTCCCCGGCCTGCTCTTCTCCTGTAAGTACAGAGTGAACCTCCAGCCACTGGGTACTAACGGACGTGCCCAAGCAGAAACCACCTTCTTCTTTACCCCCTCCTGCGCCAGCATCAGGGCCAAGAGCCCCAAACACATAGCCTGTCCCGGCCAGGAAG GAACTTCTCCTCCGAAGGTGCTGTCCAAGGCAGAGAACCTGACCGCCTCCTTCATGGCCCACAAGGGTAACGTCACAGCTGTGTTTACATGGGAGGTGTCTGCGCCACTCCCACCCCGACAGCTCCACGGGTTCCAGGTCACATGGGCGGAAGTGACCTCAGCCAGTCGCCATAACAACCTTCCCAACAGCCTAATCTCACAGTCCCAGATACTACCACCA GAGCGTAATGTCCTGGTAGTGTCAGGTCTGCAGCTAGCCACCCTCTACAGCCTGGAGATCCAGGTGATTGGAGCCGGAGGAGAGGGTCCTGCCACCACCAAGACTTTTTGCACTCCCGACATCTCACCAGTCCTGCAGCACA GACCTAGACTCAGGAACCATCACCAGCACCAGCCCAACATAGAGGCACTGAGAGATCAGCTGACCAGACTGCACAGAACTAACCTCCCAGACTCAGGACACTAG